The Deinococcus koreensis genome window below encodes:
- the holA gene encoding DNA polymerase III subunit delta: MPLIAFTGHPFLAEETLRRTLSQRGLSAPELPRLAAEEVSAEGLRPHLSPGLFGDGGVIVDLAGAKADKALLDLLAGAPVTVAVLDEAPNATRLKLYEARGEVIPTASPARPGDVIGWVIARARAMRLPLDKDAAGYLAEVFGLDLAGIASELTKLELLYGPHTREQVSRVVGREPPGDSFAMLGAATAGRPGEAVTQLRRLMLSGEDPFRLLGAVVWQYSLVARCVALLQEEGRVTETAAAQRLGVKPFPAKKALEVARRLNEGKIRAHLGRILDADLAMKRGLDPSVTLERLIVQLSL, from the coding sequence ATGCCCCTGATCGCCTTCACGGGCCATCCCTTCCTGGCCGAGGAGACTCTGCGGCGCACCCTGAGCCAGCGCGGGCTGTCGGCCCCCGAGCTGCCCCGGCTGGCCGCCGAGGAGGTGAGCGCGGAGGGGCTGCGGCCCCACCTCTCGCCGGGCCTCTTCGGCGACGGCGGGGTGATCGTGGATCTGGCCGGCGCCAAGGCCGACAAGGCGCTGCTCGATCTGCTGGCCGGCGCGCCGGTGACCGTGGCCGTACTGGACGAGGCCCCGAACGCGACCCGCCTGAAGCTCTACGAGGCGCGGGGCGAGGTGATTCCCACGGCCAGCCCCGCGCGGCCCGGCGACGTGATCGGCTGGGTGATCGCGCGGGCCAGGGCCATGCGCCTGCCGCTCGACAAGGACGCGGCGGGCTACCTGGCCGAGGTGTTCGGCCTGGATCTCGCGGGCATCGCCAGTGAGCTGACCAAGCTGGAACTGCTGTACGGCCCGCACACCCGCGAGCAGGTGAGCCGGGTGGTGGGCCGCGAGCCGCCGGGCGACAGCTTCGCCATGCTGGGCGCCGCCACCGCCGGGCGGCCGGGCGAGGCCGTGACGCAGCTGCGCCGGCTGATGCTCTCGGGCGAAGACCCCTTCCGGCTCCTGGGCGCGGTGGTCTGGCAGTACAGCCTGGTGGCGCGGTGCGTGGCCCTGCTGCAGGAGGAGGGCCGCGTGACCGAGACGGCGGCGGCGCAGCGGCTGGGCGTCAAACCGTTCCCGGCCAAGAAGGCGCTGGAGGTGGCCCGCCGCCTGAACGAGGGCAAGATCCGCGCTCACCTGGGGCGCATTCTGGACGCCGATCTGGCCATGAAGCGCGGCCTCGACCCCTCCGTGACCCTGGAACGGCTGATCGTGCAGCTCAGCCTGTAA
- a CDS encoding serine/threonine-protein kinase, which translates to MQELKDNPTLAARQAISEQSGVRCEAALWQGRPVFVKTLGIDDPDALARFQHEGRVAASLSHPQIVSPIAASETQLIFPFVEGGTLRECLMTGALSPAQATEVALGVLNAVSYLHAQGVTHHDLKPENVLLADGEPGFWNVRVVDFGMSHSRQLPLDIHSGTRMGTPHFMAPEQFRGVRGDARSDLYSVGVLLFDCLAGHPPFEDALGWLAGLNQTLAPLPGPVALHAILTSTLARDPALRPASANELRFQLCQARQQLGLGRVADRFPDVSPCP; encoded by the coding sequence GTGCAGGAATTAAAAGACAACCCGACTCTGGCAGCCCGGCAGGCCATCAGCGAGCAGTCCGGGGTGCGCTGCGAGGCCGCGCTCTGGCAGGGGCGCCCGGTCTTCGTCAAAACGCTGGGCATCGACGACCCGGACGCCCTGGCACGCTTTCAGCACGAGGGCCGGGTCGCCGCCTCGCTGTCCCATCCGCAGATCGTCTCCCCCATCGCTGCGTCGGAGACCCAGCTGATCTTTCCCTTCGTCGAGGGCGGCACCCTGCGCGAGTGCCTGATGACGGGCGCCCTGAGCCCCGCTCAGGCCACCGAGGTCGCGCTGGGGGTGCTGAACGCCGTGAGCTACCTGCACGCCCAGGGAGTCACCCACCACGACCTGAAGCCCGAGAACGTGCTGCTGGCCGATGGAGAGCCGGGTTTCTGGAACGTGCGGGTGGTGGACTTCGGCATGAGCCATTCGCGCCAGCTGCCGCTCGACATCCACAGCGGCACCCGCATGGGCACCCCGCATTTCATGGCCCCCGAGCAGTTCCGGGGCGTGCGCGGCGACGCCCGCAGCGACCTGTATTCGGTGGGGGTGCTGCTGTTCGACTGTCTGGCCGGCCATCCCCCCTTTGAAGACGCCCTGGGCTGGCTGGCCGGGCTGAACCAGACCCTGGCCCCCCTGCCCGGCCCCGTCGCCCTCCACGCGATCCTGACCAGCACCCTGGCCCGAGATCCGGCGCTGCGCCCGGCGAGCGCCAACGAGCTGCGCTTCCAGCTCTGTCAGGCCCGCCAGCAGCTGGGCCTGGGGCGGGTGGCCGACCGCTTTCCAGACGTCTCCCCATGCCCCTGA
- a CDS encoding protein kinase domain-containing protein — translation MTPLLLTALFVVGLLISVRAPERVLSIVAAVATLILVLTLCALALGVPHQGGPDHVTLAGLTRVQGLLAVGAVILATAPFALGRATQGAVKRRGRARPAPRPVRMQRTATPVPPTRRSTISQTATELRFQDYEVLDRIGVGGMGSVFRARRRQDGRIVALKVPQEKYLADAKFVKRFYREAEVLKRFNHANIVRVYDYRMQTPEHYIAMEFLDGDSLEGLLESRAMTFSESVQVIRALADALRHIHMQNVVHRDIKPANVMVLKNAFVDGQLREGGVKLMDFGIAVGKVLTRLTMTGARVGTPIYMAPEQAKGNRVDARSDMYSLGLLAYEMVTGQTAFRGSYEAVVHQQVFESPKPPKQVKLEVPGKLNDLILHMIEKDPAQRPTLDDVIARIDAGVMSDEVFNDPVALALSVGEKRGTLRLLDLRGKLRISLRDQGGATSGLPSAPNAVAGDQDGNLYITMQEYRQGKAGALVRKLNPDGRELLSFGAYGLSEGELLQPVDIAVAQGHVYVLDAEAHHVVVYDMQGRFVRKFGGQGQGLGRFEKPRSIVASPDGHIYVLDTGNNEVQRFTTQGEYVSRYAFRLDRTSENLRQLDGLGVDSFGAVYIVDGVARKLRKIEADGTPGVTFALETLVGEPTDAPWLIEVGPEGQIFAVRQGGQVLRTFSNVGDLITQTDMYAPVLAMSILQRSQIAHSALA, via the coding sequence ATGACCCCGCTCCTGCTGACGGCCCTGTTCGTGGTGGGCCTGCTGATCTCGGTGCGGGCGCCGGAGCGGGTGCTGAGCATCGTCGCGGCGGTGGCCACGCTGATCCTGGTGCTGACGCTGTGCGCGCTGGCGCTGGGGGTGCCCCACCAGGGAGGCCCGGATCACGTCACGCTGGCCGGGCTGACCCGGGTGCAGGGCCTGCTGGCGGTCGGGGCGGTGATCCTGGCTACGGCGCCCTTCGCGCTGGGCCGCGCCACGCAGGGCGCCGTGAAGCGCCGGGGCCGCGCGCGGCCCGCACCCAGGCCCGTGCGGATGCAGCGCACGGCCACCCCGGTGCCGCCGACCCGCCGTTCCACGATTTCTCAGACGGCGACCGAACTGCGCTTTCAGGATTACGAGGTGCTCGACCGGATCGGGGTCGGCGGCATGGGCTCGGTGTTCCGCGCCCGCCGGCGCCAGGACGGCCGGATCGTGGCCCTCAAGGTGCCGCAGGAGAAGTACCTGGCCGACGCCAAGTTCGTCAAGCGCTTCTACCGCGAGGCCGAGGTGCTCAAGCGCTTCAACCACGCCAACATCGTGCGGGTCTACGACTACCGGATGCAGACCCCCGAGCACTACATCGCCATGGAATTCCTCGACGGCGACTCGCTGGAGGGCCTGCTGGAGAGCCGTGCCATGACCTTCAGCGAGAGCGTGCAGGTGATCCGCGCGCTGGCCGACGCCCTGCGGCACATCCACATGCAGAACGTGGTTCACCGCGACATCAAGCCCGCCAACGTGATGGTGCTGAAAAACGCCTTCGTGGACGGGCAGCTGCGCGAGGGCGGCGTGAAGCTGATGGACTTCGGCATCGCCGTGGGCAAAGTGCTGACCCGCCTGACCATGACCGGCGCGCGGGTCGGCACGCCCATCTACATGGCCCCCGAGCAGGCCAAGGGCAACCGCGTGGACGCCCGCAGCGACATGTACTCGCTGGGATTGCTGGCCTACGAGATGGTCACCGGCCAGACCGCCTTCCGCGGCTCCTACGAGGCCGTGGTACACCAGCAGGTCTTCGAATCGCCCAAGCCCCCCAAGCAGGTCAAGCTGGAGGTGCCGGGCAAGCTCAACGACCTGATCCTGCACATGATCGAGAAAGACCCCGCCCAGCGCCCCACCCTGGACGACGTGATCGCCCGCATCGACGCCGGCGTGATGAGCGACGAGGTGTTCAACGATCCGGTCGCCCTGGCCCTGAGCGTGGGCGAGAAGCGCGGCACCCTGCGCCTGCTCGACCTGCGCGGCAAGCTGCGGATCAGCCTGCGCGACCAGGGCGGCGCGACCTCGGGACTGCCCAGCGCCCCCAACGCCGTGGCCGGCGACCAGGACGGAAACCTGTACATCACCATGCAGGAGTACCGCCAGGGCAAGGCCGGTGCGCTGGTGCGCAAGCTCAATCCGGACGGCCGTGAGCTGCTCAGCTTCGGGGCCTACGGACTCTCGGAAGGCGAGCTGCTGCAGCCGGTCGATATCGCGGTCGCGCAGGGCCACGTCTACGTGCTGGACGCCGAGGCCCACCACGTCGTGGTGTACGACATGCAGGGCCGCTTCGTGCGGAAGTTCGGCGGGCAGGGACAGGGCCTGGGCCGCTTCGAGAAACCGCGCTCCATCGTGGCCTCGCCCGACGGGCATATCTATGTGCTCGACACCGGCAACAACGAGGTGCAGCGCTTTACCACGCAGGGCGAGTATGTCAGCCGCTACGCCTTCCGGCTCGACCGCACCTCCGAGAACCTGCGCCAGCTCGACGGCCTGGGCGTGGACAGCTTCGGCGCGGTGTACATCGTGGACGGCGTGGCCCGCAAGCTCCGCAAGATCGAGGCCGACGGCACCCCCGGCGTGACCTTCGCGCTGGAGACCCTGGTGGGCGAACCCACCGACGCGCCCTGGCTGATCGAGGTCGGCCCCGAGGGCCAGATCTTCGCCGTGCGCCAGGGCGGCCAGGTGCTGCGAACCTTCAGCAACGTGGGCGACCTGATCACCCAGACCGACATGTACGCCCCGGTGCTGGCCATGTCGATCCTGCAGCGCTCGCAGATCGCCCACAGCGCCCTCGCCTGA
- a CDS encoding glutaredoxin family protein: MPLPELTLYTRPGCHLCVQAEEHLRGLEFRYRAVNVDGDPALRERFGDDVPVLAHGERVLAKGVLGRGRLSGLKLLLLREQPAS, encoded by the coding sequence ATGCCGCTGCCCGAGCTGACCCTCTACACCCGCCCCGGCTGCCACCTGTGCGTTCAGGCCGAGGAGCACCTGCGGGGACTGGAGTTCCGCTACCGGGCGGTGAACGTGGACGGCGACCCGGCGCTGCGCGAGCGCTTCGGGGACGACGTGCCGGTACTGGCCCACGGCGAGCGGGTGCTGGCCAAAGGCGTGCTGGGCCGGGGGCGCCTGAGCGGGCTGAAGCTGCTGCTGCTGCGCGAGCAGCCGGCGTCCTGA
- the ftsY gene encoding signal recognition particle-docking protein FtsY, translated as MSWLERLRDGLSKTRKQINDTAGFLGSDVRDVLTNRLDTIEDLEYALIAADVGRAATEEILADVRRAEGKNLQDALMDALTLQLEPDARRAEFRKLGFAPDARRKTVDPQGHVVMVIGVNGVGKTTTIAKLGQYYMTRGKSVMFAAGDTFRAAAGAQLGEWGERLGVPVIQGLEGGDPAAVAFDAASARTSRGTDLLFVDTAGRLHTKHNLMEELKKVRRVIEKADPGEPAEVWLVLDAVTGQNGLQQAKKFHESTPLTGVVVTKLDGTSKGGILVPIVRELGVPIKFIGVGEQPGDLQPFDSQEFVRALFDVNIPKS; from the coding sequence GTGAGCTGGCTCGAACGCCTGCGCGACGGCCTGAGCAAGACCCGCAAGCAGATCAACGACACCGCCGGCTTCCTCGGCAGCGACGTGCGCGATGTCCTGACCAACCGCCTGGACACCATCGAGGATCTGGAATACGCCCTGATCGCCGCCGACGTGGGCAGGGCCGCCACCGAGGAGATCCTGGCCGACGTGCGCCGCGCCGAGGGTAAGAACCTTCAGGACGCGCTGATGGACGCCCTGACCCTGCAGCTGGAGCCCGACGCGAGGCGCGCCGAATTCCGCAAGCTGGGCTTCGCCCCGGACGCCCGCCGCAAGACGGTCGATCCGCAGGGCCACGTCGTCATGGTGATCGGCGTGAACGGGGTGGGGAAGACCACGACCATCGCCAAGCTGGGCCAGTACTACATGACGCGCGGCAAGAGCGTGATGTTCGCGGCCGGCGACACCTTCCGTGCGGCGGCCGGGGCGCAGCTGGGCGAGTGGGGCGAGCGACTGGGCGTGCCGGTGATCCAGGGCCTGGAGGGAGGCGACCCCGCCGCCGTGGCCTTCGACGCCGCCAGCGCCCGCACCTCGCGCGGGACGGATCTGCTGTTCGTGGACACCGCCGGGAGGCTGCACACCAAGCACAACCTGATGGAAGAGCTGAAAAAGGTGCGCCGCGTGATCGAGAAGGCCGATCCGGGCGAGCCCGCCGAGGTCTGGCTGGTGCTGGACGCCGTGACCGGCCAGAACGGACTTCAGCAGGCCAAGAAGTTCCACGAGTCCACCCCGCTGACCGGCGTGGTCGTCACCAAGCTGGACGGCACCTCCAAGGGCGGCATCCTGGTGCCGATCGTGCGCGAGCTGGGAGTGCCCATCAAGTTCATCGGTGTGGGCGAGCAGCCCGGCGACCTGCAGCCCTTCGACAGTCAGGAGTTCGTGCGGGCGCTGTTCGATGTGAATATTCCGAAGAGCTGA
- the bshC gene encoding bacillithiol biosynthesis cysteine-adding enzyme BshC, whose product MARSVAAEFQAGGLGEFFRLPHGELDGARTRSPRPELDHTALAEALRAYHADLGTLDASVEFLLTRLAHPASRVVVTGQQAGALSGPAYSVHKGADAALLARRLDTEDAPVVAVYWVASQDHDAAEVASTTLLDHAETLHHLSFDLPQGRPIGRVSWQGEWTAQAMALLDRFEAPPEHVQRVRARIEQAVRAGGSYADVFARLIHSLLSPAGLLVLDPLHPALARLMAPALARELDDPLASSARIEDAARRLEGAGFTPQLRRPAGATNLFLEEDDGGRRLLRVEGGRFQTETRIYSAADLRSVLEGDPSRITPAAGLRPIIQDTLLPTLAFVVGPGEIAYGAQLREVYPLHGLEQPLLWPRLSVTWLEPNVARLLRRLGASAAQLQADPEGVLGRALARERQAGALADGVLDSLSRQFETLSSELAALDPTLVGAAERTRTRSLARLSHLQTLATRALARQEDDRSGQLGRLRAHLLPGGVPQEREMNFLTFLLKHGDTPLELLLGLEPGWRGELVIP is encoded by the coding sequence ATGGCGCGGAGTGTGGCAGCGGAATTTCAGGCAGGGGGGCTCGGCGAATTCTTCCGCCTGCCGCATGGGGAACTGGACGGGGCCCGGACGCGCTCTCCCCGACCGGAGCTGGACCACACAGCGCTGGCCGAGGCCCTGCGGGCCTACCACGCGGATCTGGGCACGCTGGACGCCTCCGTGGAGTTCCTCCTGACCCGTCTGGCGCATCCCGCCTCGCGCGTGGTTGTGACCGGGCAACAGGCGGGCGCCCTGAGTGGCCCGGCCTATTCCGTCCACAAGGGTGCCGACGCCGCCCTGCTGGCCCGCCGGCTGGACACGGAAGACGCCCCGGTGGTGGCGGTCTACTGGGTCGCCAGCCAGGATCACGACGCCGCCGAGGTCGCCTCGACCACCCTGCTCGACCATGCCGAGACCCTGCACCACCTGAGCTTCGACCTGCCCCAGGGCCGGCCCATCGGGCGCGTCTCGTGGCAGGGCGAGTGGACGGCGCAGGCGATGGCGCTGCTCGACAGGTTCGAGGCCCCCCCAGAGCACGTCCAGAGAGTCCGGGCCCGGATCGAGCAGGCGGTGCGGGCCGGCGGCAGCTACGCCGACGTGTTCGCCCGCCTGATCCACAGCCTGCTCTCGCCCGCCGGGCTGCTCGTGCTCGACCCCCTGCACCCCGCCCTGGCGCGCCTGATGGCGCCCGCCCTGGCGCGGGAACTGGATGACCCGCTGGCCTCCTCGGCACGCATCGAGGACGCGGCGCGGCGGCTGGAGGGGGCCGGCTTCACGCCCCAGCTGCGCCGCCCGGCCGGCGCGACCAACCTCTTTCTCGAGGAAGACGATGGGGGACGGCGCCTGCTCAGGGTGGAGGGGGGCCGCTTCCAGACCGAGACAAGGATCTACAGCGCGGCCGACCTCCGGAGCGTGCTGGAGGGCGACCCCAGCCGGATCACGCCGGCGGCCGGACTGAGGCCGATCATCCAGGACACGCTGCTGCCCACGCTGGCCTTCGTGGTGGGGCCCGGCGAGATCGCCTACGGCGCGCAGCTGCGCGAGGTCTATCCGCTGCATGGCCTGGAACAGCCGCTGCTGTGGCCCCGCCTAAGCGTGACCTGGCTGGAGCCCAACGTGGCGCGGCTCCTTCGCCGCCTGGGCGCCAGCGCGGCGCAGCTGCAGGCCGACCCGGAGGGCGTGCTGGGCCGCGCCCTGGCCCGCGAGCGGCAGGCCGGAGCGCTGGCCGACGGCGTGCTGGACAGCCTGAGCAGACAGTTCGAGACCCTGAGCAGCGAGCTGGCGGCCCTCGATCCCACGCTGGTCGGCGCGGCCGAGCGCACCCGCACGCGCAGCCTCGCCCGCCTGAGCCACCTGCAGACCCTGGCGACCCGCGCCCTGGCCCGCCAGGAGGACGACCGCAGCGGACAGCTGGGCCGCCTCAGGGCCCACCTGCTCCCGGGCGGCGTGCCCCAGGAGCGCGAGATGAACTTCCTGACCTTCCTGCTCAAGCACGGCGACACGCCGCTGGAGCTGCTGCTGGGGCTGGAGCCCGGCTGGCGCGGCGAGCTGGTGATTCCGTAG
- a CDS encoding Crp/Fnr family transcriptional regulator, which translates to MLPGAFGALPADAQAQLLAAGRVGRWSRGGLLFHPADAAETLFVLMRGSVRLYRLGSGAREVTLDVHGPGALLGVSSLTPGETYGMYAEAMDDAEALQLGQDVLGRLRRSQPPVAVALGEQLTRQTRGVQERLSGLVFLEVSQRLALALLSLAEREGEWPPGGALALKDRVSHQDLAHVVGSTRETITKLLGDFRTRGLLDIGYRRIVLTDRDGLLRATQEPLR; encoded by the coding sequence ATGTTGCCCGGAGCGTTTGGTGCATTGCCTGCAGACGCGCAGGCGCAACTTCTCGCCGCTGGCAGGGTAGGCCGCTGGAGTCGGGGGGGGCTGCTGTTCCATCCGGCGGACGCGGCCGAGACGCTGTTCGTGCTGATGCGCGGGTCGGTTCGCCTCTACCGGCTCGGCAGCGGCGCCCGCGAGGTCACGCTGGACGTGCATGGGCCGGGGGCGCTGCTGGGCGTGTCCAGCCTCACGCCCGGCGAGACCTACGGCATGTACGCCGAGGCCATGGACGACGCCGAGGCCCTGCAGCTCGGTCAGGACGTGCTGGGGCGGCTGCGGCGCTCGCAACCCCCCGTCGCGGTCGCGCTCGGCGAGCAGCTGACGCGGCAGACGCGCGGCGTGCAGGAACGGCTCTCGGGGCTGGTCTTCCTGGAGGTCTCGCAGCGCCTGGCCCTGGCCCTGCTCAGCCTCGCCGAGCGCGAGGGCGAGTGGCCGCCGGGCGGCGCGCTGGCGCTCAAGGACCGGGTGTCGCACCAGGACCTCGCCCACGTGGTCGGCAGCACCCGCGAGACCATCACCAAGCTGCTGGGCGACTTCCGCACGCGCGGCCTGCTGGACATCGGCTACCGCCGCATCGTGCTCACGGACCGCGACGGCCTGCTGCGCGCCACCCAGGAGCCGCTGAGGTAG
- a CDS encoding WecB/TagA/CpsF family glycosyltransferase, producing MSAPPDSPRLSLFDLPLDVISLPQTLDRLSGWMFGGPRAAHTVVTLNPEFIVQCQTQPDFVRAIQSADLVTADGVGIVWAARQLHQTEVPRAPGFDIVKGLMERHGAELRVFFLGSKPGVAELAAQNAARDHGIQVAGTHHGYFDLDEDQRVAELVAASGAHLLLTAMGARRQETFNQYWRQVIGVPVMIGCGGVLDVLAGSAQLAPDWTRRAGVEWIWRVVGDRKRWGRAPRLLQFVQMVQAEKRRPRARDGSGSA from the coding sequence ATGAGCGCCCCGCCTGACTCCCCGCGCCTGTCGCTCTTCGACCTGCCGCTCGACGTGATTTCCCTGCCCCAGACCCTCGACCGACTGAGTGGCTGGATGTTCGGCGGCCCGCGCGCCGCCCACACCGTGGTCACGCTGAACCCGGAATTCATCGTGCAGTGCCAGACCCAGCCCGATTTCGTGCGGGCCATCCAGTCCGCCGATCTGGTCACCGCCGATGGCGTGGGTATCGTCTGGGCGGCCCGGCAGCTCCATCAGACCGAGGTGCCCCGTGCGCCCGGCTTCGACATCGTGAAGGGACTCATGGAGCGGCACGGGGCCGAGCTGCGGGTGTTCTTCCTGGGCTCCAAACCCGGCGTGGCCGAACTCGCCGCGCAGAACGCGGCGCGCGACCACGGCATCCAGGTGGCGGGCACCCACCACGGCTATTTCGATCTGGACGAAGATCAGCGCGTGGCCGAACTCGTCGCCGCCAGCGGGGCCCACCTGCTGCTCACTGCCATGGGCGCGCGGCGCCAGGAGACCTTCAACCAGTACTGGCGGCAGGTCATCGGCGTGCCCGTGATGATCGGCTGCGGCGGCGTGCTGGACGTACTGGCCGGCTCGGCGCAGCTGGCCCCCGACTGGACACGCCGGGCCGGGGTCGAGTGGATCTGGCGCGTAGTGGGCGACCGCAAGCGCTGGGGCCGCGCCCCCCGGCTGCTGCAGTTCGTCCAGATGGTGCAGGCCGAGAAGCGCCGCCCCAGAGCGAGGGACGGGTCAGGCTCAGCCTGA
- a CDS encoding aspartate aminotransferase family protein, which yields MSNVFYRSSKPYPTAVRGEGVYLYDDQGHRLLDGSSGALVANVGHGRAAVAEAMAAQARGLAFVHGSQFTSEVLETYATRLAHFLGLPDFRFWAVSGGSEANESAIKLARQYHVERGETGRFKVITRLPSYHGASLGALAASGMGARRELYTPLMNPDAWPKMPRPDPALAGAEDAERLRAVIEAAGPETVAAFMCEPVVGASDAGLAPADGYHARVAAICREYGVLFIADEVMSGMGRCGAPLAVRLGGPHPQGDVTPDIVVLGKGLAAGYAPLAGLMAGGEVYDTVMQGSGAFKHGFTYAGHPVSVAAGLSVLDIVEGEGLGEAARTRGAQLLTGLQALKARHPRVLEVRGHGLLLGVVLGDPATGEADPTPGVAERVAAAARECGLITYPGSGAHDGRRGDHLLLGPPLSISEAEVAEMLDMLDAALTASG from the coding sequence ATGTCGAACGTGTTCTACCGCTCCAGCAAGCCCTACCCCACCGCCGTGCGTGGCGAGGGCGTGTACCTCTACGACGACCAGGGCCACCGGCTGCTGGACGGCTCCTCCGGCGCGCTGGTCGCCAATGTCGGGCACGGCCGGGCAGCGGTGGCCGAGGCGATGGCGGCGCAGGCCCGGGGGCTGGCCTTCGTGCACGGCTCGCAGTTCACCAGCGAGGTGCTGGAGACGTATGCCACGCGCCTCGCCCACTTCCTGGGCCTGCCGGACTTCCGCTTCTGGGCGGTCTCCGGCGGCTCGGAGGCGAACGAGAGCGCGATCAAGCTGGCGCGGCAGTACCACGTCGAGCGGGGCGAGACGGGCCGCTTCAAGGTGATCACGCGCCTGCCCAGCTACCACGGGGCCTCGCTGGGGGCGCTGGCGGCGTCGGGCATGGGCGCGCGGCGCGAGCTGTACACGCCGCTGATGAATCCGGACGCCTGGCCTAAGATGCCCCGGCCTGACCCCGCTCTTGCGGGAGCAGAGGACGCCGAGCGGCTGCGGGCGGTGATCGAGGCTGCCGGGCCGGAGACGGTCGCCGCCTTCATGTGCGAGCCGGTGGTCGGGGCCTCGGACGCCGGGCTGGCGCCGGCCGACGGGTATCACGCTAGGGTCGCCGCCATCTGCCGGGAGTACGGCGTGCTGTTCATCGCCGACGAGGTCATGAGCGGCATGGGCCGCTGCGGCGCGCCGCTGGCCGTGCGGCTGGGCGGCCCTCATCCGCAGGGAGACGTGACTCCGGACATCGTGGTGCTGGGCAAGGGGCTTGCGGCCGGCTACGCGCCCCTGGCGGGCCTGATGGCGGGTGGAGAGGTCTACGACACGGTCATGCAGGGCAGCGGCGCCTTCAAGCACGGCTTCACCTACGCCGGGCATCCGGTCAGCGTGGCGGCGGGCCTGAGCGTGCTGGACATCGTGGAGGGCGAGGGGCTGGGCGAGGCCGCCCGGACGCGGGGGGCTCAGCTGCTGACCGGGCTCCAGGCGCTGAAAGCCCGTCATCCCAGGGTGCTGGAGGTGCGCGGGCACGGGCTCCTGCTGGGCGTGGTGCTGGGCGACCCGGCCACCGGGGAGGCCGACCCCACCCCCGGGGTGGCCGAGCGGGTGGCGGCGGCGGCGCGTGAATGCGGCCTGATCACCTACCCCGGCTCCGGCGCGCACGACGGGCGGCGCGGCGATCACCTGCTGCTGGGGCCGCCGCTGAGCATCAGCGAGGCCGAGGTGGCCGAGATGCTGGACATGCTGGACGCCGCGCTGACCGCCTCAGGCTGA
- a CDS encoding DinB family protein, whose amino-acid sequence MVGEVIGRAVGNLFLGGPANVSWERALEGLGAEDAMRVPAALPHSAAQIVAHVQFWQAWLLGVIAGNDPAPPEHASGGWPEPGEWEALRATFLRDSAALRERARDEGFVQTLDRQGRPHGVTLSNFAGHSIYHLGQVVSVRRALGLWPPPGGGDTW is encoded by the coding sequence GTGGTAGGCGAGGTCATCGGCAGGGCCGTGGGCAACCTGTTTCTGGGGGGGCCGGCCAATGTCTCCTGGGAGCGGGCGCTGGAGGGCCTGGGCGCCGAGGACGCCATGCGGGTGCCTGCCGCCCTTCCCCACTCGGCGGCGCAGATCGTGGCGCACGTGCAGTTCTGGCAGGCCTGGCTGCTGGGCGTGATCGCCGGGAACGATCCGGCCCCCCCCGAGCACGCCAGTGGCGGCTGGCCGGAACCAGGGGAGTGGGAGGCACTCAGGGCCACCTTCCTGCGGGACTCGGCCGCACTGCGGGAGCGCGCCAGGGATGAAGGCTTCGTCCAGACGCTCGACCGCCAGGGCCGCCCCCATGGCGTGACGCTCAGCAACTTCGCCGGCCACAGCATCTATCACCTGGGGCAGGTCGTGTCGGTGCGCCGGGCGCTGGGGCTCTGGCCCCCGCCGGGCGGCGGCGACACGTGGTAG
- a CDS encoding DinB family protein: MTDAAMNDPDRAQRAQLALARLLPKLFRGGQAFVGVEASLSGLDGEQAVTRPAGLPHSVAELTAHVNWWNRWMLDIIEMGEAQPYPKRAADTWPPVQAGDWGRVRNEFYELLSRVDTHAARPDLANPVNHEETIGELLADFALHTAHHFGQIVTVRQALGAWPPPGGGDTW, from the coding sequence ATGACTGACGCCGCCATGAACGATCCAGACCGCGCCCAGCGTGCCCAGCTGGCCCTGGCCCGCCTGCTGCCCAAGCTGTTCCGGGGCGGGCAGGCCTTCGTAGGGGTGGAGGCCAGCCTGAGCGGCCTGGACGGCGAGCAGGCCGTGACCCGCCCGGCGGGGCTGCCGCACTCGGTGGCGGAACTCACCGCCCACGTGAACTGGTGGAACCGCTGGATGCTGGACATCATCGAGATGGGCGAGGCCCAGCCCTACCCGAAACGCGCCGCCGACACCTGGCCGCCCGTGCAGGCCGGCGACTGGGGGCGCGTCCGCAACGAGTTCTACGAGCTGCTCTCGCGCGTGGACACGCACGCCGCCCGGCCGGATCTGGCCAACCCGGTCAACCACGAGGAGACGATCGGCGAGCTGCTGGCCGACTTCGCGCTGCACACCGCCCACCACTTTGGGCAGATCGTGACGGTCAGGCAGGCGCTGGGGGCCTGGCCGCCTCCGGGGGGCGGCGACACGTGGTAG